A DNA window from Ranitomeya imitator isolate aRanImi1 chromosome 2, aRanImi1.pri, whole genome shotgun sequence contains the following coding sequences:
- the LOC138664370 gene encoding interferon regulatory factor 4-like, which produces MSGNGTPPLRLKEWLILQIDSGKYPGLRWENEEKTLFKIPWKHATKHNYNEEEDAALFRAWAIHKGKFQEGAKENPSVWKTRFRSALNKSPDFKEVTDSDQDFKHYKIYSVVSDPPQKTYEVSKEAIKKLREEPPRMPMIKMENQGPDGSSKVLQLETFNTPMEEDYWLHVRLYYQGKLVNEMTTQTVEGCRIVPLASPGHEHILGSPHHLENILLPPPQILPDILSPEMQNVVKKLLLNLDKGVFLWVAPDGVYIKRQCQVRVYWSGPLAPYTDQPNKLEREKTCKLLDIEHFMHEIQMYVLYKGPEPQYQIQLCFGEEYPGSTPSSKKLITAHVEPVFAREMLVIAKRKRRKDPLAD; this is translated from the exons ATGAGTGGAAACGGCACCCCTCCTTTGAGGTTGAAAGAGTGGCTCATACTTCAGATAGACAGTGGAAAATATCCCGGTCTTCGATGGGAAAATGAGGAGAAGACACTGTTCAAAATTCCATGGAAACACGCAACCAAACATAACTACAACGAAGAAGAAGATGCAGCCTTATTCAGG GCTTGGGCAATTCATAAGGGAAAGTTTCAAGAAGGAGCCAAGGAAAACCCTTCAGTTTGGAAGACAAGATTCCGAAGTGCCCTGAACAAAAGCCCAGACTTTAAGGAGGTCACAGATAGCGACCAAGACTTTAAACACTACAAAATCTATTCTGTTGTGTCAGATCCTCCACAGAAAACCT ATGAGGTATCCAAAGAAGCCATCAAGAAACTGAGAGAAGAACCACCAAGAATGCCCATGATCAAA ATGGAGAATCAAGGTCCTGATGGTTCCTCCAAAGTTCTGCAGTTAGAAACGTTTAACACCCCAATGGAAGAAG ATTACTGGCTACATGTCCGCCTTTACTACCAAGGCAAACTGGTGAATGAAATGACCACACAGACAGTCGAGGGGTGCCGCATTGTTCCTCTGGCATCGCCTGGACATGAACATATCTTGGGCTCGCCGCACCATCTGGAGAATATTCTGCTTCCACCACCCCAGATACTGCCTGACATTCTATCCCCAGAGATGCAGAACGTCGTCAAGAAGTTATTGCTGAACCTGGACAAAGGGGTATTCCTGTGGGTGGCACCTGATGGGGTCTACATAAAGCGTCAATGCCAGGTGCGTGTCTACTGGAGTGGCCCCCTGGCTCCCTATACTGACCAGCCTAACAAGctggagagagagaagacgtgcaAACTGTTGGACATAGAACACTTCATGCATG AGATTCAGATGTACGTCCTGTACAAAGGTCCTGAACCCCAGTATCAGATTCAGCTCTGCTTCGGAGAGGAATATCCAGGGTCAACGCCGAGCTCTAAAAAGTTAATAACCGCTCAT GTGGAGCCGGTGTTTGCCCGAGAAATGCTTGTAATTGCAAAAAGGAAACGGCGGAAAGACCCCCTGGCTGACTAG